The following proteins are co-located in the Legionella busanensis genome:
- a CDS encoding transmission trait enhancer LetE, producing MENLNSLLPYIKLRFNIDHPDLEECYAYGYECAKAEISEEENPYSINTAEYNQWQEGWWAGFYGEEPLFSFGASDSKEESKESIAAGSAANDQTYHPLYTGFITSLLRIGGALAATAVVGYQVIDLVA from the coding sequence ATGGAAAATTTAAATTCTTTGCTACCATATATAAAATTGCGTTTTAATATTGACCACCCAGATTTAGAAGAATGTTATGCTTACGGATATGAGTGTGCTAAAGCCGAAATTTCTGAAGAAGAGAACCCATATTCAATAAATACTGCTGAATATAATCAATGGCAAGAAGGCTGGTGGGCTGGATTTTATGGTGAAGAGCCGCTCTTTAGCTTTGGTGCAAGTGATAGTAAAGAAGAAAGCAAAGAATCTATTGCAGCAGGAAGTGCAGCTAATGATCAAACTTATCATCCTTTATATACTGGTTTTATAACGAGCCTACTTAGGATAGGTGGCGCTTTAGCAGCAACAGCCGTAGTGGGCTATCAAGTGATTGATTTAGTTGCCTAA
- the pdxH gene encoding pyridoxamine 5'-phosphate oxidase yields the protein MNNWPTIADIRREYGNLSLDENIVIENPFDLFVLWFNEILTVEKSDPNAMVLSTVDEKGHPDSRVVLLKGFENETFIFYTNYESDKAHQLEKMPYAALNFYWPQMARQVRIRGRVEKTTAQQSDYYFATRPLESKLSAVASPQSQPVKNRQKLEEDYKRLELDYKSKSIIERPSYWGGYYLMPDQIEFWQGRDKRLHDRLKYYKKNDKWLYHRLAP from the coding sequence ATGAATAATTGGCCAACAATAGCAGACATTCGCAGAGAGTATGGCAACTTAAGTTTAGATGAAAATATTGTTATAGAAAATCCTTTTGATTTATTTGTACTTTGGTTTAATGAAATTCTTACCGTTGAGAAAAGTGATCCTAATGCGATGGTTTTATCTACAGTAGATGAGAAAGGGCACCCTGACTCGCGCGTTGTTTTGTTAAAAGGATTTGAGAATGAAACATTTATTTTTTACACAAATTATGAGAGTGATAAGGCTCACCAATTAGAAAAAATGCCTTATGCTGCACTTAATTTTTATTGGCCACAGATGGCTCGGCAAGTTAGGATACGAGGTCGAGTAGAAAAAACCACTGCTCAGCAATCAGATTATTACTTCGCTACACGTCCTTTAGAGAGCAAATTAAGTGCTGTGGCTTCACCGCAAAGTCAGCCGGTTAAAAATAGACAAAAATTGGAAGAAGATTATAAGCGTTTAGAATTGGATTATAAGTCTAAATCAATTATAGAACGGCCCTCTTATTGGGGAGGCTATTATTTAATGCCTGATCAAATAGAATTTTGGCAAGGACGTGATAAAAGGTTGCATGATCGTCTAAAATATTATAAAAAAAATGATAAATGGCTTTATCACCGTTTAGCACCTTAA
- a CDS encoding MFS transporter, translating into MNRIEVSLVTKTNRLGQLGFAWIVWGLAAAFYFSDYLARVAPGVMHRSLQIDFGINEVGFGILTASFYVPYIIMQIPVGLTVDRLSIRGILTVMSLITALGCGVFGLADGLLMASVGRMLIGFSAAFAFISALRLATSWFPPAMLGLLAGLTQALGMLGAAAGEAPVSFLVANVGWRHSMLIIAFLFIALAGLLYQFVQDKPGTKRREIKQEQRLSILDSLRIILSHRQTWLNAFYAGFLFGPTAVIGESIGPAYLQFGRGLEAHSAAFATGLIFIGWGISGPISGWLSDRIGRRKPLMIISALFGVALTTLFVFYPHLNTPMAYILFFAFGLTNTGVAIAYAVSTELHDRKVVGTSIAFTNMISIFVGALMQPLVGWLVDLVSGARGYNVEKLLLSDFQAGLQILPLCSLVALILAFTVKETYCKPVYKTK; encoded by the coding sequence ATGAATAGGATAGAAGTGTCTCTAGTTACAAAAACAAACCGTCTAGGCCAATTAGGCTTTGCTTGGATTGTTTGGGGCTTAGCAGCCGCCTTTTATTTTTCTGATTATCTTGCTCGTGTAGCACCAGGTGTCATGCATCGGAGCTTACAAATTGATTTTGGTATCAATGAAGTTGGTTTTGGTATTTTAACGGCATCCTTCTATGTTCCCTATATTATTATGCAAATTCCTGTAGGACTAACGGTAGACAGGTTAAGTATTCGTGGCATACTAACTGTTATGTCTTTAATTACGGCTTTAGGATGTGGCGTTTTTGGATTAGCGGATGGCTTATTAATGGCCTCTGTTGGTAGAATGCTAATTGGATTTAGTGCAGCATTTGCTTTTATTAGCGCCTTGCGCCTAGCAACTTCCTGGTTTCCTCCTGCTATGCTGGGTCTGCTGGCAGGCTTGACACAAGCATTAGGAATGTTGGGGGCTGCTGCAGGTGAAGCGCCAGTATCTTTCTTAGTTGCCAATGTTGGTTGGCGACATAGTATGCTAATTATTGCATTTTTGTTTATTGCTCTAGCTGGGTTATTGTATCAATTTGTACAAGATAAACCTGGGACAAAAAGAAGAGAAATCAAACAAGAGCAACGTTTAAGTATTTTAGATAGTTTACGTATTATTTTATCTCATCGTCAGACCTGGTTAAACGCATTTTATGCAGGGTTTTTATTTGGACCTACTGCGGTTATTGGTGAATCTATAGGTCCTGCTTACCTCCAGTTTGGCCGCGGTTTAGAGGCACATTCAGCAGCTTTTGCAACAGGCCTAATTTTTATTGGTTGGGGTATTAGTGGACCTATATCTGGCTGGTTATCAGATAGAATAGGACGTCGTAAGCCATTAATGATTATTTCAGCTTTATTTGGTGTGGCTTTAACAACTTTATTTGTTTTTTATCCTCATCTTAATACCCCAATGGCTTATATTTTATTTTTTGCTTTTGGGTTAACAAATACTGGCGTAGCTATCGCTTACGCAGTTTCTACCGAATTACATGATCGCAAGGTAGTCGGTACATCAATTGCTTTTACCAATATGATCTCTATTTTTGTAGGCGCTTTAATGCAACCTTTAGTCGGGTGGCTAGTAGATTTAGTCTCTGGTGCTAGAGGTTATAATGTAGAAAAATTACTTCTTTCTGATTTTCAGGCAGGGTTACAAATTCTACCTTTATGTTCACTAGTTGCTTTAATTTTAGC
- a CDS encoding SseB family protein, whose amino-acid sequence MNHLEKAIKQALALSGSPNEANKAYLEFIKANFIIPIDKNSEPDKPEVLYLEENNQYFLPVFTEMHHFDAWAKDISHAINILKLSGVDLLKGIGEQVTVCLNIGSNIYKEFNPAEIARMKSMVLKIFK is encoded by the coding sequence ATGAATCACTTAGAAAAAGCAATTAAGCAAGCGTTAGCTTTATCTGGCAGCCCAAATGAGGCCAATAAAGCTTATCTTGAATTTATCAAAGCTAACTTCATTATACCTATTGATAAGAATTCAGAGCCTGATAAGCCAGAAGTACTCTATCTTGAAGAAAATAATCAGTATTTTTTACCAGTTTTTACTGAAATGCATCATTTTGACGCATGGGCAAAAGATATAAGTCACGCAATCAATATATTGAAACTCTCAGGGGTCGATTTATTAAAGGGAATAGGCGAGCAGGTAACTGTTTGTTTAAATATTGGAAGCAATATTTATAAGGAATTTAATCCTGCTGAGATTGCAAGAATGAAAAGTATGGTTTTAAAGATATTTAAGTAA